From one Neofelis nebulosa isolate mNeoNeb1 chromosome 4, mNeoNeb1.pri, whole genome shotgun sequence genomic stretch:
- the IL12RB1 gene encoding interleukin-12 receptor subunit beta-1 isoform X2: MDLMGQLLTRLVPLLLLLLPGQGAEACGTSGCCFQDPPYPDADSGSASGPKDLTCYRIFSAGYECSWRYEGPAAGVSHFLRCCLRSGRCCYFAAGSATNVQFSDQDGISVLQAVTLWVESRAGNRTEKSPKVTLMLHSSVKYDPPLLGDIKVSGSAGRLLMKWETPARQDGAEVQFRHRTAGSLWKLGHCGRQDDAGFESCLCPLQMDAAQEFQLRRRRLRPGAPGDPWSSWSSPVCVPPERLPQPSWRFSVGALRPDGKRQVTLDGQLPQLELPEGCLRSKSGGEVTYRVHLHMLSCPCKPKATKTLQLRRFINISGAAYDLAVVSQNRFGPGPNQTWHIPAHAHTHPGVLNISAGANGTIMRWPAWAPDMTYCIEWQPRGQDRSLTTCTLTPPQDRDPTGMATYSWSRASGALEQKMCYRITIFASAHPQKPTSWSTVLSTYHFGGHAPGAGSPQHVLVKRLSQDSVTVEWAPSVLSACPGVLKEYVVLCQEKDGGQMSKLSVKPTETEVTLGGLRAGTAYTVQVRADTVTLQGAWSQPQPFSFGLRGICARLCPHPVPALWSSSIAARGSRLGSGQARQTSQRRCTEKRPWW, encoded by the exons ATGGACTTAATGGGGCAGTTGTTGACCAGGCTGGTCCCCCTCCTTCTGCTCCTGCTTCCAGGGCAGGGCG CCGAAGCCTGCGGCACGAGCGGGTGCTGTTTTCAGGACCCACCATATCCGGATGCAGACTCAG GCTCGGCTTCAGGCCCCAAGGACCTGACCTGCTACCGAATATTCAGCGCCGGTTATGAATGCTCCTGGCGGTACGAGGGCCCCGCGGCTGGGGTCAGCCACTTCCTGAGGTGCTG cctcaggtCCGGGCGCTGTTGCTACTTTGCCGCGGGCTCGGCCACCAACGTGCAGTTCTCCGACCAGGACGGCATCTCTGTGCTGCAGGCCGTCACCCTCTGGGTCGAATCTCGAGCCGGGAACCGGACAGAGAAGTCACCCAAGGTCACCCTGATGCTTCATAGCTCAG TTAAATACGACCCACCGCTGCTGGGAGACATCAAGGTGTCTGGCTCCGCGGGGCGGCTGCTCATGAAGTGGGAGACCCCAGCCCGCCAGGATGGCGCCGAGGTCCAGTTCCGGCACCGGACAGCCGGCAGCCTTTGGAAGCTG GGCCACTGTGGACGTCAGGATGATGCTGGCTTCG AGTCATGCCTCTGCCCCCTGCAGATGGACGCAGCCCAGGAATTCCAGCTGCGGAGGCGGCGGCTCAGGCCGGGAGCCCCAGGAGATCCCTGGAGCAGCTGGAGCAGCCCCGTGTGTGTCCCCCCTG AACGTCTCCCACAGCCCAGCTGGAGGTTCTCGGTGGGGGCACTCCGCCCAGACGGGAAGAGGCAGGTGACTCTGGATGGGCAG CTGCCCCAGCTTGAGCTTCCAGAAGGCTGCCTCAGGTCCAAGTCTGGCGGGGAGGTGACCTACCGTGTCCACCTGCACATGCTGTCCTGCCCGTGTAAGCCCAAGGCCACAAAGACCTTGCAGCTGAGAAGGTTCATCAATATCTCCGGTGCCGCCTATGACCTGGCTGTTGTCTCCCAGAATCGCTTCGGCCCCGGCCCCAACCAGACGTGGCACATTCCTGCCCATGCCCAcacccacccag GGGTTCTGAATATCAGCGCCGGCGCCAACGGGACCATCATGCGTTGGCCAGCCTGGGCCCCGGACATGACCTACTGCATCGAGTGGCAGCCCCGGGGCCAGGACAGGAGCCTGACCACCTGCACCCTGACTCCACCCCAGGATCGGGACCCTACTGGAATGG CAACCTACAGCTGGAGCAGGGCATCCGGGGCACTGGAGCAGAAAATGTGTTACCGCATCACGATCTTCGCGTCCGCACACCCACAGAAGCCCACCTCGTGGTCCACGGTCTTGTCCACCTACCACTTCGGGGGCCACG CCCCGGGGGCCGGAAGCCCACAACACGTGCTGGTGAAAAGGCTCAGCCAGGACTCCGTGACTGTGGAGTGGGCACCCTCCGTGCTGAGCGCTTGCCCTGGCGTCCTGAAGGAGTACGTCGTGCTCTGCCAGGAGAAGGATGGCGGCCAGATGTCCA aGCTGTCTGTGAAGCCCACGGAGACCGAGGTCACCCTTGGTGGCCTTCGGGCTGGCACAGCCTATACCGTGCAGGTTCGAGCAGACACAGTGACGCTGCAGGGCGCCTGGAGCCAACCCCAGCCATTCAGCTTTG ggctGCGCGGTATCTGTGCCCGCCTCTGCCCACACCCTGTGCCAGCACTGTGGTCGAGTTCCATAGCAGCCAGGGGAAGCAG GCTTGGCAGTGGACAAGCCCGGCagacttcccagaggaggtgtACCGAAAAGAGGCCCTGGTGGTGA
- the IL12RB1 gene encoding interleukin-12 receptor subunit beta-1 isoform X1, with translation MDLMGQLLTRLVPLLLLLLPGQGAEACGTSGCCFQDPPYPDADSGSASGPKDLTCYRIFSAGYECSWRYEGPAAGVSHFLRCCLRSGRCCYFAAGSATNVQFSDQDGISVLQAVTLWVESRAGNRTEKSPKVTLMLHSSVKYDPPLLGDIKVSGSAGRLLMKWETPARQDGAEVQFRHRTAGSLWKLGHCGRQDDAGFESCLCPLQMDAAQEFQLRRRRLRPGAPGDPWSSWSSPVCVPPERLPQPSWRFSVGALRPDGKRQVTLDGQLPQLELPEGCLRSKSGGEVTYRVHLHMLSCPCKPKATKTLQLRRFINISGAAYDLAVVSQNRFGPGPNQTWHIPAHAHTHPGVLNISAGANGTIMRWPAWAPDMTYCIEWQPRGQDRSLTTCTLTPPQDRDPTGMATYSWSRASGALEQKMCYRITIFASAHPQKPTSWSTVLSTYHFGGHAPGAGSPQHVLVKRLSQDSVTVEWAPSVLSACPGVLKEYVVLCQEKDGGQMSKLSVKPTETEVTLGGLRAGTAYTVQVRADTVTLQGAWSQPQPFSFEVQVSQFDLSVLLASLGSFLSILLLGVLGYLGLNRAARYLCPPLPTPCASTVVEFHSSQGKQAWQWTSPADFPEEVYRKEALVVNVSWEKGEGTDLDTPGHLKEKTRLLQGTPELALDAELPSEDRRQVRGHPESQTPEPGRQDGLEGSPAQAAGLSLLLGDLIQTPVFSGPSHTGLEA, from the exons ATGGACTTAATGGGGCAGTTGTTGACCAGGCTGGTCCCCCTCCTTCTGCTCCTGCTTCCAGGGCAGGGCG CCGAAGCCTGCGGCACGAGCGGGTGCTGTTTTCAGGACCCACCATATCCGGATGCAGACTCAG GCTCGGCTTCAGGCCCCAAGGACCTGACCTGCTACCGAATATTCAGCGCCGGTTATGAATGCTCCTGGCGGTACGAGGGCCCCGCGGCTGGGGTCAGCCACTTCCTGAGGTGCTG cctcaggtCCGGGCGCTGTTGCTACTTTGCCGCGGGCTCGGCCACCAACGTGCAGTTCTCCGACCAGGACGGCATCTCTGTGCTGCAGGCCGTCACCCTCTGGGTCGAATCTCGAGCCGGGAACCGGACAGAGAAGTCACCCAAGGTCACCCTGATGCTTCATAGCTCAG TTAAATACGACCCACCGCTGCTGGGAGACATCAAGGTGTCTGGCTCCGCGGGGCGGCTGCTCATGAAGTGGGAGACCCCAGCCCGCCAGGATGGCGCCGAGGTCCAGTTCCGGCACCGGACAGCCGGCAGCCTTTGGAAGCTG GGCCACTGTGGACGTCAGGATGATGCTGGCTTCG AGTCATGCCTCTGCCCCCTGCAGATGGACGCAGCCCAGGAATTCCAGCTGCGGAGGCGGCGGCTCAGGCCGGGAGCCCCAGGAGATCCCTGGAGCAGCTGGAGCAGCCCCGTGTGTGTCCCCCCTG AACGTCTCCCACAGCCCAGCTGGAGGTTCTCGGTGGGGGCACTCCGCCCAGACGGGAAGAGGCAGGTGACTCTGGATGGGCAG CTGCCCCAGCTTGAGCTTCCAGAAGGCTGCCTCAGGTCCAAGTCTGGCGGGGAGGTGACCTACCGTGTCCACCTGCACATGCTGTCCTGCCCGTGTAAGCCCAAGGCCACAAAGACCTTGCAGCTGAGAAGGTTCATCAATATCTCCGGTGCCGCCTATGACCTGGCTGTTGTCTCCCAGAATCGCTTCGGCCCCGGCCCCAACCAGACGTGGCACATTCCTGCCCATGCCCAcacccacccag GGGTTCTGAATATCAGCGCCGGCGCCAACGGGACCATCATGCGTTGGCCAGCCTGGGCCCCGGACATGACCTACTGCATCGAGTGGCAGCCCCGGGGCCAGGACAGGAGCCTGACCACCTGCACCCTGACTCCACCCCAGGATCGGGACCCTACTGGAATGG CAACCTACAGCTGGAGCAGGGCATCCGGGGCACTGGAGCAGAAAATGTGTTACCGCATCACGATCTTCGCGTCCGCACACCCACAGAAGCCCACCTCGTGGTCCACGGTCTTGTCCACCTACCACTTCGGGGGCCACG CCCCGGGGGCCGGAAGCCCACAACACGTGCTGGTGAAAAGGCTCAGCCAGGACTCCGTGACTGTGGAGTGGGCACCCTCCGTGCTGAGCGCTTGCCCTGGCGTCCTGAAGGAGTACGTCGTGCTCTGCCAGGAGAAGGATGGCGGCCAGATGTCCA aGCTGTCTGTGAAGCCCACGGAGACCGAGGTCACCCTTGGTGGCCTTCGGGCTGGCACAGCCTATACCGTGCAGGTTCGAGCAGACACAGTGACGCTGCAGGGCGCCTGGAGCCAACCCCAGCCATTCAGCTTTG AAGTCCAGGTTTCCCAGTTCGATTTGTCCGTACTCCTCGCGTCTCTGGGGAGCTTCCTGAGCATCCTTCTCCTGGGCGTCCTTGGGTACCTCGGCCTGAACAG ggctGCGCGGTATCTGTGCCCGCCTCTGCCCACACCCTGTGCCAGCACTGTGGTCGAGTTCCATAGCAGCCAGGGGAAGCAG GCTTGGCAGTGGACAAGCCCGGCagacttcccagaggaggtgtACCGAAAAGAGGCCCTGGTGGTGAACGTGTCCTGGGAAAAAGGTGAGGGAACGGACCTGGACACGCCCGGGCATCTCAAGGAGAAGACACGGCTGCTTCAGGGCACTCCTGAGCTGGCCTTGGACGCGGAGCTGCCCTCGGAGGACAGGAGACAGGTGCGAGGACACCCTGAGTCTCAGACTCCGGAGCCGGGAAGGCAGGATGGTCTGGAGGGCAGCCCTGCCCAGGCGGCTGGACTCTCACTGCTCTTGGGAGACCTGATACAGACTCCCGTATTCAGTGGCCCTTCGCACACCGGCCTGGAGGCCTGA